From a single Oxalobacter vibrioformis genomic region:
- a CDS encoding CidA/LrgA family protein has product MHILRQCVIIFLCLAFGELVVDLTGTKFPSSLIGMLLLAFLLTIGWIRLEWVKGISDFLLAHFGLFFVPPGVALMLYFDLIAAELLPITIATILSTLIVLAATGWTYQLFRRRS; this is encoded by the coding sequence ATGCATATCCTCCGGCAATGTGTCATCATTTTTCTCTGCCTGGCTTTTGGTGAACTGGTTGTTGATCTGACGGGAACCAAGTTTCCCTCTTCTCTGATCGGTATGCTGCTTTTAGCCTTCCTCCTGACTATTGGCTGGATCAGGCTGGAATGGGTCAAGGGTATTTCCGACTTTTTGCTGGCGCACTTCGGTCTTTTTTTCGTTCCGCCCGGTGTCGCGCTCATGCTGTATTTTGATCTGATTGCAGCAGAGCTGCTCCCCATTACCATTGCCACCATCTTAAGCACATTGATTGTGCTGGCGGCAACCGGCTGGACCTACCAACTCTTTCGGCGGCGCTCATGA